From Aurantimicrobium sp. INA4, one genomic window encodes:
- the kynA gene encoding tryptophan 2,3-dioxygenase encodes MGVENNTRDIEETVVTDFTDRMSYGGYLDLETLLSAQKPLSDHHDELLFIIQHQTTELWMKLMVHELIGAANYLRSDDLGQALKCIARLKHIQKTLTEQWSVLATLTPSEYAQFRDRLGNSSGFQSHQYRAIEFMLGNKNEKMIKVFDADPEAQALLVTALNAPTIYDEFLRYLSRRGYAIPDDVLNRDVTKAWVFSEDLLSVFITIYNEHEEHWEAYETCEELVDLEENFQFWRFRHLRTVQRIIGMKMGTGGSSGAPFLQKALELTFFPELFAVRTEIGK; translated from the coding sequence ATGGGTGTTGAAAACAACACACGCGACATTGAAGAAACTGTCGTCACCGACTTCACAGACCGGATGAGTTACGGCGGCTATCTCGATCTAGAGACTCTGCTTTCTGCGCAAAAGCCGCTGAGCGATCACCACGATGAGTTGCTGTTTATCATTCAGCACCAAACCACCGAATTGTGGATGAAGTTGATGGTGCATGAACTCATCGGGGCAGCAAACTATCTGCGTAGTGACGATTTGGGCCAGGCACTCAAATGCATTGCCCGCCTCAAGCACATCCAAAAGACACTCACTGAACAATGGTCTGTCCTGGCTACGTTGACCCCCAGTGAATATGCACAATTTCGTGACCGTTTGGGTAACTCCAGCGGATTCCAATCCCACCAATACCGCGCCATTGAATTCATGCTGGGTAACAAAAACGAGAAGATGATCAAAGTCTTTGACGCAGACCCTGAAGCTCAAGCACTTCTCGTAACTGCATTGAATGCTCCCACCATCTATGACGAGTTCCTGCGATACCTCTCTCGTCGCGGATATGCCATCCCTGATGACGTACTCAACCGCGACGTCACCAAAGCTTGGGTGTTCTCCGAGGATTTACTGTCAGTGTTTATCACGATCTATAACGAGCACGAAGAACACTGGGAAGCCTACGAAACCTGCGAAGAACTTGTGGACTTAGAAGAAAACTTCCAGTTCTGGCGCTTCCGTCACCTGCGCACGGTGCAGCGCATCATTGGAATGAAGATGGGTACCGGCGGAAGCTCAGGTGCTCCTTTCTTACAAAAAGCTCTCGAACTGACGTTCTTTCCTGAACTCTTTGCCGTGCGCACTGAGATCGGAAAGTAG
- a CDS encoding amidohydrolase family protein, translated as MSSASQKPGNPYGVGVSVRLASGERGTLFPLFGDAHVHLGLIEPELLLPGGIGRVLDLGWSTPELQIWAHTIPGLDVDFAGNFLAAEGGYPSDRSWAPAGATVFVENARDAVAEQVASGSSAIKITLNTDAGPVHTDEVLAELVAAAEDAGLPAVIHAEGHGQAERALRAGKVVLAHTPFSEVLTDDLIVHAAQNNLGWMSTLDIHGYGDHTPAFDVVLENLRRFVAAGGTVFYGTDLGNGALPLGINARELAALELSGMSHEQIVHSLSSWWRSTPVSRSSFISEMSDNTCADFSTWLCSARIVENTEVES; from the coding sequence ATGAGCTCTGCTTCACAGAAACCTGGCAACCCCTATGGGGTTGGGGTTTCTGTGCGCCTGGCATCCGGCGAGCGCGGAACATTGTTTCCCTTATTTGGTGATGCCCACGTTCACTTAGGACTCATCGAGCCTGAACTTCTTCTTCCCGGAGGAATTGGTCGCGTGCTCGATCTGGGATGGTCAACGCCTGAGCTGCAAATTTGGGCACACACTATCCCTGGACTCGATGTTGACTTCGCTGGAAACTTCCTCGCGGCCGAGGGCGGTTACCCTTCCGACCGGTCCTGGGCACCTGCAGGAGCAACGGTATTCGTTGAGAACGCCAGAGACGCGGTTGCTGAACAGGTTGCATCTGGCTCGAGCGCTATCAAGATCACACTTAATACGGATGCTGGCCCTGTTCACACAGATGAGGTTCTCGCTGAACTTGTTGCTGCGGCAGAAGATGCTGGTCTGCCTGCTGTTATTCATGCTGAGGGACACGGGCAAGCAGAACGCGCACTTCGCGCAGGCAAAGTTGTTCTCGCACACACTCCTTTCTCTGAGGTACTCACCGATGATCTGATTGTTCACGCTGCACAGAACAATTTGGGCTGGATGAGCACCCTCGACATTCATGGCTATGGCGACCACACCCCCGCCTTTGATGTGGTATTGGAGAACCTGCGCAGGTTCGTTGCTGCTGGCGGAACGGTCTTCTATGGCACCGATTTAGGCAATGGGGCGCTGCCGTTAGGCATCAATGCCCGAGAACTCGCTGCTCTGGAACTCAGTGGAATGAGCCACGAACAGATTGTTCACTCCCTGAGTTCGTGGTGGAGATCAACTCCTGTTTCCCGGTCAAGTTTTATCTCTGAGATGTCAGACAACACCTGTGCAGATTTCAGCACCTGGCTGTGTTCTGCGCGTATCGTCGAAAACACTGAAGTGGAGTCATGA
- a CDS encoding aminotransferase class V-fold PLP-dependent enzyme: MMTSFETRAEELDAADPLAAHRAKFFGTDEATQSSTPGMPLAYFDGNSLGRPMSASFDRIEAFLRHDWGTRLIRSWDEQWLNLPLELGNKIGAAALGAAPGQTFVGDSTSVLLYKMARAAIAARPGRIEIVLDTDNFPTDRYLLEGIADELNMTLVWIEADTSAGVTPEQVAAVVNSNTALVLLSHVAYRSGFMADAPAITKITHDAGALIVWDLSHSVGSVVVELDKWNVDIAVGCSYKYLCGGPGAPAWAYVRKDLQTKIEQPIQGWWGTKNMFLMGPGYDPENDLRRFITGTTPVVGMQAMIDPVELIGEVSIEAIRAKSLLLTQFVIDYTDEVLAPMGVTVATPRDPAQRGGHVTLNHPHMRDINALLWKEDIIPDYRDPHGLRIGLSPLTTSFHEVFLGMEKVKETLLSLR, from the coding sequence ATGATGACAAGTTTTGAAACACGTGCTGAAGAGCTCGATGCAGCTGATCCTTTAGCTGCCCACCGCGCGAAGTTCTTTGGCACCGATGAGGCAACACAGTCTTCAACTCCCGGTATGCCTCTGGCCTACTTCGATGGCAACTCTCTGGGCCGCCCCATGAGCGCCAGCTTTGACCGCATTGAAGCCTTCCTTCGTCATGACTGGGGAACACGCCTTATTCGAAGCTGGGACGAGCAGTGGTTGAACCTACCACTCGAACTCGGTAACAAGATTGGTGCTGCTGCTCTCGGTGCTGCACCTGGTCAAACCTTTGTAGGTGACTCAACGAGTGTGCTTCTCTACAAGATGGCGCGAGCTGCCATTGCCGCACGCCCAGGTCGCATCGAGATCGTGCTCGATACCGATAACTTCCCAACCGATCGCTACCTTCTCGAAGGTATCGCTGACGAACTCAACATGACTCTGGTGTGGATTGAGGCTGACACCTCTGCCGGCGTCACGCCTGAACAAGTTGCTGCTGTCGTGAACTCCAACACCGCTCTGGTGCTTCTCAGCCATGTTGCCTACCGCTCCGGCTTTATGGCGGATGCTCCTGCAATCACAAAGATCACCCACGACGCTGGCGCATTGATTGTGTGGGACCTGAGCCACTCGGTGGGTTCTGTCGTAGTCGAACTAGATAAGTGGAATGTCGACATCGCCGTGGGCTGTTCGTATAAGTACCTCTGCGGCGGCCCGGGTGCTCCTGCCTGGGCGTATGTGCGCAAAGACCTACAGACCAAGATTGAACAGCCCATTCAGGGTTGGTGGGGAACCAAGAACATGTTTCTGATGGGTCCTGGCTATGACCCTGAGAACGACCTGCGCCGCTTCATAACCGGCACCACTCCCGTCGTGGGTATGCAGGCCATGATTGACCCTGTTGAACTCATCGGAGAAGTCAGCATTGAAGCAATTCGTGCTAAGTCCCTGCTGCTGACACAGTTCGTCATCGACTACACCGACGAAGTGCTAGCGCCAATGGGGGTGACCGTGGCAACGCCACGCGACCCCGCCCAGCGTGGTGGCCATGTCACGTTGAACCACCCCCACATGCGTGACATAAATGCGTTGCTGTGGAAGGAAGACATCATTCCCGACTACCGTGATCCGCACGGATTACGCATCGGATTGTCGCCGCTGACAACTTCTTTCCACGAAGTCTTCCTCGGCATGGAGAAGGTCAAGGAGACACTGCTCTCCCTCCGATAG
- the purS gene encoding phosphoribosylformylglycinamidine synthase subunit PurS gives MPTIVVEVMPKAEILDPQGKAVAGALTRLGHNQFTGVRIGKRFELTVDGPVTAETLEAVKTIAEDILSNSVIEDVVSISEAK, from the coding sequence ATGCCCACCATCGTTGTCGAGGTAATGCCCAAGGCTGAAATTCTTGACCCACAGGGCAAGGCAGTCGCTGGCGCTCTTACCCGCCTAGGTCACAACCAATTCACCGGTGTTCGCATCGGAAAGCGCTTCGAGCTCACCGTTGACGGTCCCGTCACCGCTGAAACTCTTGAGGCCGTCAAGACCATCGCAGAGGACATCCTCTCGAACTCGGTCATCGAAGATGTCGTCAGCATCTCCGAGGCCAAGTAA
- the purQ gene encoding phosphoribosylformylglycinamidine synthase subunit PurQ translates to MRVGVITFPGSLDERDAQRAVKLAGGTPVALWHGAHDLEGVEAIILPGGFSYGDYLRAGSIASHAPIMAEVIDAAHKGMPVLGICNGFQMLAEARLVPGAHTRNDCQTFVRRDQKLIVENNNTAWTKDFAQGEEIIIPLKNADGRFVADADTIKRIEDNGQVTFRYVGVNPNGSIDDIAGVSNEAGNVVGLMPHPEHAVEPGFGPDTAVAMRSGLDGLKFFTSVIQSTILSKA, encoded by the coding sequence ATGCGCGTCGGAGTTATTACCTTCCCCGGCTCACTCGATGAGCGTGACGCGCAGCGTGCGGTAAAGCTCGCGGGTGGAACACCTGTTGCCCTGTGGCACGGAGCGCATGACCTTGAGGGCGTGGAAGCCATCATTCTTCCCGGCGGTTTCAGCTACGGCGACTATCTGCGTGCAGGTTCAATTGCCAGTCACGCCCCCATCATGGCTGAAGTCATCGATGCAGCTCACAAGGGTATGCCCGTGCTCGGTATTTGTAACGGATTCCAGATGCTTGCTGAAGCTCGCTTGGTTCCCGGTGCTCACACCCGCAATGACTGCCAGACTTTCGTTCGCCGCGATCAAAAGCTCATCGTGGAGAACAACAACACAGCGTGGACGAAAGACTTCGCCCAGGGTGAAGAAATCATCATTCCGCTGAAGAACGCAGACGGTCGTTTCGTCGCTGACGCTGACACCATCAAGCGCATCGAAGACAACGGTCAGGTGACCTTCCGCTATGTCGGCGTGAACCCCAACGGTTCCATCGATGACATTGCCGGTGTTTCAAACGAAGCTGGCAACGTGGTTGGTTTGATGCCTCACCCCGAGCACGCAGTGGAGCCAGGCTTTGGCCCCGACACCGCGGTAGCAATGCGCTCAGGACTGGATGGGCTCAAATTCTTTACCTCCGTCATCCAAAGCACCATCCTGTCCAAGGCATAA
- a CDS encoding DUF3817 domain-containing protein yields MNAVNTAHAPGFTPRKLYFVLAIAEACTWTLLITGLILRATTGIDQTLFTTIGGLHGFVFIAYGATSILIAFNQRWGFWMGLLAVITAILPYATIPFELVQAKRGALEGPWRREATDDPRDARPLDRLFRWFLNHPILLILVIVLAIVAVFTTLLIIGPPGGR; encoded by the coding sequence GTGAACGCAGTAAACACAGCACACGCCCCGGGATTTACTCCCCGCAAGCTCTACTTTGTACTTGCCATTGCGGAAGCATGCACCTGGACACTGTTGATCACTGGCTTGATCTTGCGAGCCACCACCGGCATTGACCAAACCTTATTCACCACCATCGGTGGCCTGCACGGTTTCGTCTTTATTGCCTATGGCGCAACCTCCATCCTCATCGCCTTCAACCAGCGCTGGGGATTCTGGATGGGTTTGCTTGCCGTGATTACCGCGATCTTGCCCTATGCCACTATCCCTTTCGAACTTGTTCAAGCCAAGCGCGGAGCACTCGAAGGGCCCTGGCGCCGTGAGGCAACGGACGATCCTCGTGATGCCCGTCCGTTGGATCGACTTTTCCGTTGGTTCTTGAACCACCCGATTTTGTTGATACTGGTCATTGTTCTAGCGATTGTCGCCGTCTTCACAACTTTGCTCATCATCGGTCCTCCCGGGGGACGCTAA
- the purL gene encoding phosphoribosylformylglycinamidine synthase subunit PurL, with translation MSNHVADTVENAIATPDKVQPYGALGLKDDEYAKIREILGRRPTSGELAMYSVMWSEHCSYKSSKIYLRQFGQKVSEKMKEKLMVGMGENAGVVDVGEGWAVTFKVESHNHPSYIEPFQGAATGVGGIVRDIISMGARPVAVMDQLRFGAIDHPDTPRVLHGVVGGISFYGNCLGLPNIGGETYFDSCYQGNPLVNALSVGVLRHEDLHLANASGVGNKIVLFGARTGGDGIGGASILASDSFDSTGPTKRPAVQVGDPFAEKVLIECCLELYREGLVEGIQDLGAAGISCATSELASNGDGGMFVELDNVLLRDPTLTAEEILMSESQERMMAVVKPELLDQFMAVVNKWDVETSVLGEVTDTGRLVIHHGGEEIVNVDPRTVAIDGPVYERPVTYPAWIDALQADSADKLTRPTTGAELKDQFLKLVASPNLADKSLITTQYDYFVMGNTALSFPDDAGMIRVDEESGLGFAIATDANGRYCQLDPYNGARLALAEAYRNVAVSGAVPAAVTDCLNFGSPENPEVMWQFKQAVAGLADGCLELEIPVTGGNVSFYNQTGDAPIHPTPVVGVLGVIDDVARRIPSAWQDEGNNIYLLGYTRTELDGSAWAGTIHNHLGGVPPVVDLAQEKELADLLQGAAIESLILSAHDLSDGGLGQALAESVMRFGVGARVWLDEIIERDGVDAATALFSESTGRVIVSVPREDDVRFLGLCEARNYPVLRIGVTDQGGADAKLDVQGLFEVSVEEIRQRSNETLPKYFG, from the coding sequence GTGAGCAACCACGTCGCCGACACCGTAGAGAACGCCATCGCAACACCCGACAAGGTTCAGCCCTACGGCGCCCTTGGTCTCAAGGATGACGAGTACGCCAAGATTCGTGAAATCCTCGGACGCCGTCCCACCTCTGGTGAGCTGGCGATGTATTCGGTGATGTGGAGTGAACACTGCTCTTACAAATCTTCGAAGATTTACCTTCGCCAGTTTGGCCAGAAGGTCAGCGAGAAGATGAAAGAAAAGCTCATGGTCGGCATGGGCGAGAACGCCGGTGTTGTCGATGTCGGAGAGGGCTGGGCTGTCACCTTCAAAGTAGAAAGCCACAACCACCCCAGCTACATCGAGCCCTTCCAGGGCGCTGCCACAGGTGTGGGTGGAATCGTCCGTGACATCATCTCGATGGGTGCACGTCCCGTGGCAGTGATGGACCAGTTACGTTTTGGTGCCATTGACCACCCTGACACTCCTCGTGTACTCCACGGTGTTGTCGGAGGTATTAGCTTCTATGGGAACTGCCTTGGTCTTCCCAACATTGGTGGCGAGACCTACTTCGACTCTTGCTACCAGGGCAACCCGCTCGTAAACGCGCTTTCTGTTGGTGTGCTGCGTCACGAAGACCTTCACCTCGCTAACGCTTCTGGTGTGGGCAACAAGATTGTTCTCTTCGGTGCACGCACCGGTGGAGACGGTATTGGTGGCGCATCGATTCTTGCCTCTGACTCCTTCGATTCCACCGGACCAACCAAGCGTCCTGCAGTTCAAGTTGGTGACCCCTTCGCTGAGAAGGTGCTCATCGAGTGCTGTCTTGAGCTATACCGTGAAGGCCTCGTTGAAGGTATTCAAGACCTCGGTGCTGCTGGTATTTCCTGTGCAACAAGCGAACTTGCTTCTAATGGTGACGGTGGCATGTTTGTTGAACTCGACAATGTTCTCCTGCGCGACCCCACCCTCACCGCGGAAGAAATCCTCATGTCAGAGAGCCAGGAGCGCATGATGGCTGTGGTCAAGCCTGAGCTGCTGGATCAATTCATGGCTGTCGTCAACAAGTGGGATGTGGAAACCAGTGTTCTCGGTGAAGTGACCGACACCGGTCGCCTCGTGATCCACCACGGTGGCGAAGAAATCGTGAACGTGGACCCTCGCACCGTCGCTATTGACGGTCCCGTCTATGAACGTCCCGTTACTTACCCCGCATGGATTGATGCACTGCAGGCTGATTCAGCTGACAAGCTGACTCGTCCCACAACAGGTGCAGAGCTGAAGGACCAGTTCTTGAAGCTTGTTGCCAGCCCCAACCTGGCGGACAAGTCACTCATCACCACCCAATATGACTACTTCGTGATGGGTAACACGGCACTGAGCTTCCCTGACGACGCCGGCATGATTCGCGTCGATGAAGAGTCTGGCCTTGGCTTTGCTATCGCCACCGATGCCAACGGTCGCTACTGCCAGCTTGACCCCTATAACGGTGCTCGTCTAGCTCTCGCAGAGGCCTACCGCAACGTTGCTGTCTCCGGTGCTGTTCCTGCAGCTGTCACTGACTGCCTCAACTTTGGCTCTCCCGAGAACCCCGAAGTGATGTGGCAGTTCAAGCAAGCTGTAGCTGGTCTGGCAGATGGGTGTTTGGAGCTCGAGATCCCTGTCACGGGTGGAAACGTCTCCTTCTATAACCAGACCGGTGATGCCCCCATCCACCCCACTCCAGTTGTGGGAGTGCTGGGTGTCATTGACGATGTTGCCCGTCGTATTCCTTCCGCATGGCAGGACGAAGGCAACAACATCTACCTCCTGGGTTACACCCGCACCGAACTTGATGGTTCGGCCTGGGCTGGCACCATCCACAACCACCTCGGTGGTGTTCCACCTGTTGTTGACCTGGCTCAAGAAAAAGAGTTGGCGGATCTCCTGCAAGGTGCTGCTATCGAGAGCTTGATTCTTTCTGCCCACGACCTCAGTGATGGTGGTCTGGGGCAGGCATTGGCGGAGTCTGTGATGCGCTTTGGTGTTGGTGCTCGCGTCTGGCTCGATGAAATCATCGAGCGTGACGGTGTTGACGCCGCTACTGCGCTGTTCTCTGAATCAACAGGTCGTGTGATTGTTTCTGTTCCTCGCGAAGACGACGTTCGATTCTTAGGACTGTGTGAAGCACGCAACTACCCTGTTTTGCGTATCGGTGTTACCGACCAAGGTGGGGCAGATGCCAAGCTTGACGTTCAAGGACTGTTCGAAGTCTCTGTCGAGGAAATTAGACAACGCAGTAACGAGACCCTGCCAAAATACTTTGGCTAA
- a CDS encoding aldo/keto reductase — MTDHVGGPRLVMNDGLVIPQIGYGVFKVEDDVAEHSVVDALEAGYRHIDTAAIYQNERGVGAALKASALPREEIFVTTKLWNTDQAPDAAWPALHKSLDLMGLEYVDLYLIHWPSPWRGNFLAAWETLIEMREKGLVKSIGVSNFEEEHLTEIISATGVTPAVNQIELHPYLQQESLSEIDARHGILTEAWSPLGQGQALEDAVLSSIALKHNVSTAQVIIRWHVQSGRIVIPKSVTTSRIQSNIDVFGFELDQDDLAAIKTLNTDSRIGPDPRTADF, encoded by the coding sequence ATGACTGACCACGTAGGCGGCCCCCGCCTTGTAATGAATGACGGATTGGTCATTCCTCAGATTGGCTATGGCGTTTTCAAAGTCGAAGACGACGTAGCAGAACACTCTGTCGTAGACGCACTTGAGGCAGGTTACCGACACATCGACACGGCAGCCATCTATCAGAACGAACGCGGAGTTGGTGCTGCGCTGAAGGCCTCAGCTTTGCCACGCGAGGAGATTTTTGTCACAACCAAACTGTGGAACACAGACCAAGCTCCTGATGCTGCCTGGCCAGCCCTTCACAAAAGCCTTGATCTTATGGGACTCGAATATGTTGATCTGTATCTGATCCACTGGCCTTCACCATGGAGGGGCAACTTTCTAGCTGCATGGGAAACCCTCATCGAGATGCGCGAGAAAGGTCTTGTGAAGTCCATCGGTGTATCCAACTTTGAAGAGGAACACCTCACTGAGATTATTTCGGCTACGGGAGTAACTCCTGCAGTCAACCAGATTGAACTTCACCCCTATTTGCAGCAGGAGTCGCTCTCTGAAATTGATGCAAGGCATGGGATTCTGACTGAGGCTTGGTCACCGTTGGGACAGGGGCAAGCACTCGAGGATGCTGTGTTGAGCTCGATTGCCCTCAAGCACAACGTCAGCACTGCACAAGTGATTATTCGTTGGCACGTTCAGTCCGGACGTATTGTGATTCCGAAATCTGTGACGACGTCACGAATTCAATCGAACATTGACGTGTTCGGTTTTGAACTTGATCAGGACGATCTTGCAGCTATCAAGACTCTGAACACAGACAGCCGTATTGGTCCAGACCCCAGGACTGCTGACTTTTAA
- a CDS encoding HtaA domain-containing protein: MSDYQLQWGIKDSLLGYLRGIEDGLIEADSPAVFEGNLFTFSEDGAASNFDADTATGTLQFLGTAKLSGHWGMMNIVLKNPLVELQNGVGTLLIAQGGILSPETFVPFVKIERIGDSNEYRTTLTAEGRLVLGEQYQVGQELNSLAIKTL, from the coding sequence ATGTCTGACTACCAGCTCCAGTGGGGCATCAAGGATTCTTTGTTAGGTTATCTGCGTGGCATTGAGGATGGCCTCATCGAAGCAGATTCTCCTGCTGTGTTTGAGGGCAATCTTTTCACTTTTAGTGAAGATGGTGCTGCGTCGAACTTTGACGCTGACACGGCAACAGGCACACTGCAATTTCTCGGAACCGCCAAGCTCAGTGGCCACTGGGGCATGATGAACATCGTGCTCAAGAACCCTCTCGTCGAGCTTCAGAATGGTGTGGGAACTCTCTTGATAGCGCAGGGAGGAATCCTCTCCCCTGAAACGTTTGTTCCCTTTGTCAAGATTGAACGCATCGGCGATAGCAATGAATATCGCACCACTCTCACTGCTGAAGGACGTTTAGTCCTCGGCGAGCAATATCAGGTTGGTCAGGAACTCAACAGTCTGGCGATCAAAACTCTGTAA
- a CDS encoding chorismate mutase, giving the protein MAQNDMTPEVAAELAGIRESIDNIDAALIHMLAERFKFTQKVGTLKAANNLPPSDPEREARQVARLRALAEEANLDPTFAEKWFHFVVEEVIHHHVQARG; this is encoded by the coding sequence ATGGCGCAGAACGACATGACCCCTGAGGTCGCAGCAGAGCTTGCAGGTATTCGAGAGAGCATCGACAACATTGATGCTGCACTGATTCACATGCTCGCTGAACGCTTTAAGTTCACTCAGAAGGTCGGAACTCTCAAAGCAGCCAACAATCTTCCGCCATCGGACCCCGAGCGTGAAGCACGTCAGGTTGCCAGACTGCGCGCACTTGCTGAAGAAGCCAACCTCGATCCCACCTTTGCAGAAAAGTGGTTCCACTTCGTTGTGGAAGAAGTTATTCATCACCACGTGCAAGCTCGAGGCTAA
- a CDS encoding DMT family transporter: protein MTTSATNFKRGQSPALIAFKFVALALLWGSSFFFIKIALDTLSWGQVAWARVVAGGIFMLVFWLISREKLPKDIKLWGHITVAGIIGIGIPFIFFPWAEQYITSAVATIYNGLTPIMTAIIAVYVLRVENFNRNQAVGVLVGLAGLVVVIAPWTITDLGGSFWGQIAALSAAVMYGFSGTYLKKYVFPSGVSAKAISIIEVGAAALFILLLTPFLATGPVTIDWSTVIAISIIGFGGTGLAYLWFNDVLESWGPTRASSVTYVMPIVGIMLGVVFLGETLHWYEPVGGAIVIAGVLIMRRQAQK from the coding sequence ATGACGACTTCAGCCACCAACTTCAAGCGCGGCCAATCTCCGGCACTTATTGCCTTCAAGTTTGTGGCGTTGGCGCTGTTGTGGGGTTCGAGTTTCTTCTTCATCAAGATCGCCCTAGACACTCTGAGCTGGGGGCAGGTTGCGTGGGCACGCGTGGTTGCCGGCGGCATATTCATGCTTGTCTTTTGGTTGATTAGTCGTGAAAAACTCCCCAAGGACATCAAACTCTGGGGCCACATCACCGTCGCCGGAATCATCGGTATTGGTATTCCCTTCATCTTCTTCCCGTGGGCTGAGCAGTACATCACCTCTGCCGTTGCCACCATTTACAACGGCCTTACCCCGATCATGACCGCCATCATTGCTGTTTATGTGTTGCGGGTTGAGAACTTCAACCGCAATCAAGCAGTTGGTGTGCTCGTTGGTTTAGCAGGGCTTGTCGTGGTTATCGCGCCCTGGACTATCACTGACCTGGGTGGAAGTTTCTGGGGCCAGATTGCGGCACTGAGCGCGGCTGTGATGTATGGATTCTCGGGAACCTATCTCAAGAAGTATGTGTTCCCCAGCGGTGTCTCCGCCAAAGCTATCTCCATCATTGAGGTTGGTGCAGCAGCATTGTTCATCCTTCTGCTCACACCATTTCTTGCAACCGGCCCGGTCACTATCGACTGGAGCACCGTCATAGCCATTTCGATTATCGGATTTGGTGGAACCGGCCTGGCATATTTGTGGTTCAACGATGTGCTCGAATCTTGGGGCCCAACCCGTGCTTCCTCAGTAACTTACGTGATGCCCATTGTTGGCATCATGCTTGGTGTTGTTTTCTTGGGCGAAACTCTGCACTGGTATGAACCAGTTGGTGGCGCCATCGTTATCGCTGGTGTACTCATCATGCGCAGGCAAGCTCAGAAGTAA
- a CDS encoding adenylosuccinate synthase encodes MPAIVLIGAQWGDEGKGKATDLLAERIDYVVKFNGGNNAGHTVVIGDEKYALHLLPSGILTPGVTPVIANGVVIDISVLFAELDALNSRGIDTSKLRVSANAHVITDYHRTLDKVTERFLGKRQIGTTGRGIGPTYADKINRVGIRIQDIFDEGILRQKVEAALDIKNHLLAKIYNRRAISADAVIEELLSYRERLAPMVADTALELNQALEADKVVLFEGGQATMLDIDHGTYPFVTSSNATAGGASTGSGIGPNKFERVIAVIKAYTTRVGAGPFPTELFDADGEFLRAKGFEFGTTTGRPRRCGWYDAPIARYTARINGVTDFVLTKLDVLTGLEKIPVCVAYDVDGVRHDEVPVNQTDFHHAKPILEYFPGWSEDITGARKFSDLPKNAQDYVTALEAMSGARFSAIGVGPARDAIIVQHDLVG; translated from the coding sequence ATGCCAGCAATCGTGTTGATTGGTGCCCAGTGGGGCGATGAAGGTAAAGGTAAAGCTACCGACCTTCTCGCAGAGCGCATCGACTACGTGGTCAAGTTCAACGGCGGAAACAACGCCGGTCACACCGTTGTTATTGGTGACGAGAAGTACGCCCTCCACCTTCTTCCTTCTGGCATTCTCACCCCCGGTGTTACTCCCGTGATTGCTAACGGTGTTGTTATTGACATCTCTGTTCTCTTTGCTGAGTTGGACGCCCTCAACTCGCGCGGTATCGACACCTCAAAGTTGCGTGTGAGTGCCAACGCCCACGTCATCACTGACTACCACCGCACCTTGGATAAGGTCACTGAGCGCTTCTTAGGCAAGCGACAAATTGGTACTACCGGCCGAGGCATTGGTCCCACATACGCCGACAAGATTAACCGTGTTGGTATTCGTATCCAAGACATCTTTGACGAAGGCATTCTGCGTCAAAAGGTTGAAGCAGCTTTAGATATCAAGAACCACCTGCTCGCCAAGATCTATAACCGTCGCGCCATCTCTGCTGACGCTGTGATTGAAGAACTTCTTTCCTACCGTGAGCGCCTTGCGCCCATGGTTGCTGATACTGCTCTAGAACTCAACCAGGCTCTCGAAGCTGACAAGGTTGTTCTTTTTGAAGGTGGCCAGGCAACCATGCTGGACATCGATCACGGAACGTATCCTTTCGTAACCTCGTCGAACGCCACCGCAGGTGGCGCTTCGACTGGATCCGGTATTGGGCCCAACAAGTTCGAGCGCGTGATTGCTGTCATCAAGGCTTACACAACTCGTGTCGGTGCTGGTCCGTTTCCCACGGAACTCTTTGATGCCGATGGTGAATTCTTGCGTGCCAAGGGCTTCGAGTTTGGAACCACCACGGGACGCCCTCGTCGCTGCGGTTGGTACGACGCTCCCATTGCTCGTTACACCGCTCGCATCAACGGTGTGACCGACTTTGTCTTAACAAAACTGGATGTTCTCACTGGCCTCGAGAAGATTCCTGTGTGTGTGGCCTATGACGTTGATGGTGTTCGCCACGACGAAGTTCCTGTCAACCAGACAGACTTCCACCACGCAAAGCCCATCTTGGAATACTTCCCCGGCTGGAGCGAAGACATCACCGGTGCACGAAAGTTCAGTGATCTTCCAAAGAACGCTCAAGACTACGTCACTGCTCTGGAAGCTATGAGCGGTGCTCGTTTCTCCGCTATTGGCGTTGGCCCTGCACGTGATGCCATCATCGTGCAGCACGACCTGGTCGGCTAA